The Methanosarcina barkeri str. Wiesmoor DNA segment AACCCTGAGAAACCCGGATATACAGGATCTCACAGTACTGGGTACGATTGTACTGATCAGGACAATTCTTGGATATTTCCTGGGTAAAGAGGTAAAAGAGTATCATTTTGACTAAAAAAATATTTAATATCTCCGGGAAATTATAGATGGGTTTTGGCCTGCTTTTTAATGTTTTGAGTTACATTAAAATGTGTATAATGTTGACAGTAGTTTTGCTTTGATTTTATTTATATTCGCTATATGCAGAAGGAACAATTGAGAAAAGTGAGCTTGAACATACATTTTCTGACTATCAAATTCATAACCCATCTTAAGTTTGATTTTCGGTCCTTAAAGCTGTTTGTTTATAAGAGCAAATAATGCCCGAAACAGTATAATTTAAAAGCAAGTAGAGTATTAAGGATACAAAATATTATTAAACTCTAATATTATACTAATTCGAAATCCAGATAATACTGAAGAAATCCAGATAATACTGAATTAAATCTCAGGTTATATTGACTTGGTTATATTGACTTAAATCTCAGGTTGTACTGACCTGAAACGGGCGCACATAAAAACCCGAAATCTGAACTATTCAAAATTACCATACACAGGAAAATCATCAGAAACAGGAGAAATTTAATGTATCATCTCAAATGTATCGAATGCGGTGCAGAGTATTCCAAAGACGAAGTAATCTATACATGCAGCAAATGTGATGGGCTGCTTGATGTAATTTATGATTATTCCTCAGTAAAAATTGACATGGAAAAACTGAAGACTGAATGCCCTTCGGTCTGGAAATATGCAAAACTTCTCCCTATTGAAAGAGAGCCTGTAACTATCCAGGAAGGCGGAACTCCCCTTTACAAATGCAACCGTCTGGCTGAGAAAATCGGAATTAAAGAACTCTACGTGAAGCACGAAGGCATGAACCCTACAGGCTCTTTTAAGGACAGAGGAATGACTGTAGGAGTTACGAAAGCACTTGAATTGGGAATGAACACCGTTGCCTGTGCGTCTACTGGAAATACCTCGGCAGCCCTTGCAATCTATGGGGCAAAAGCCGGAATTCCTGTAATCGTACTTTTGCCTGCAGGAAAAGTTGCTCTTGGAAAAGTAGCCCAGGCCCTTATGCACGGAGCAAAGGTCCTCAGCATTCGTGGAAATTTTGACGACGCTCTCGCCCTTGTGCGCACTCTCTGTTCCCAGGAAAAAATCTATCTCTTAAACTCGATCAACCCCTACAGGCTGGAAGGCCAGAAGACTATCGGTTTTGAAATTGCAGACCAGCTCGGTTTCAAAGTACCTGACAGAGTTGTCCTGCCTGTAGGAAATGCAGGAAATATCACAGCTATCTGGAAGGGTTTCAGGGAGTTTAAGAAGCTCGGCATAACGGATTCGCTCCCGAAGATGACCGGGATTCAGGCCGCAGGCTCCTGTCCAATTGTAACAGCTATAAAGAGCGAGGCTCCTGAAATCACCCCTGAGGAAAAACCCGAAACCGTTGCAACAGCAATCAGGATAGGAAACCCTGTTAACGCTAAAAAGGCTCTTGCTGCCATCCGGGAATCCGGTGGGACTGCGGAATCCGTTACTGACGAAGAAATCCTTACAGCCCAGAAAGACCTTGCAAGGCTTGAAGGAATAGGTGTCGAACCTGCAAGTGCAGCTTCGGTTGCAGGGCTTAAGAAACTTGTTGATATGGGTGTTATAAGCAGAGACGAGACCGTTGTCTGTATTACTACAGGACACCTGCTTAAAGACCCGCAGACTGTAATTGACATCTGTGAAAAACCTATTGTTGTGGATGCCAGTATAGAAGCCATCCGGGAAGCTATCTTCGGAAAGGCAGAATAAGATCTGAAAAACGACAACAATAGAAGACAATAATAAAAATAACAATAGAGAATAACCTAGAGACCTAGAAAATAATCTAGAAAATAACCTAGAGACCTAGAAAATAATCTAGAGTACACTCAAAAATACTATAGAAAGCTAGGAAACTAGAAAATAATACTTGAAAAATAATAGTAGAAAGATTGACCTGACCGGAATCCGGCTCCTTCAATCCTTCATGGTTTACTGGGAGAGGTTATAACTCCCAGAAACTTCTTACTGTTATTCAGATTCAAACGATTTATCAAATTCTTTTGGTAATATCAAATTATTTTAATTGGACCAAATTTTTTCAACATAAGAATAATCGATGGGCGTGAACACGAATGGAGCAGGATTATAAGCCTCACGAGATCGAAAAGAAATGGCAAAAAAAGTGGGATGAGAGCCAGATTTTCCAGGCCGAGCCCGATAAACGAGAAAAATTTTTCATAACCATCCCTTACCCCTACCTGAACGGGAACCTGCATGCAGGGCATACCAGGACTTTTACCATAGGGGATGTTGTTGCAAGGCACAAACGGATGCTTGGGTATAACGTGCTTTACCCTATGGGCTTTCATGTGACAGGTACACCCATTGTAGGGCTTGCCGAACTGATTGCAAATCGGGATCCTCAGACTATGGACGTTTATGAGCGTCTTCATGGGATTCCCGGAGACATCCTGCCGACTCTAGATACCCCTGAAAAGATTGTTGATTACTTCAAGCGCGAATCCGAGAAAGCGATGCGTAATATCGGATATTCCATTGACTGGAGACGCAAGTTTACAACGACTGACCCGACATATAAAAAGTTCATAGAGTGGCAGTATATCCGGCTTGGAGAAAAGGGCCTGATCGTAAAAGGCTCCCATCCGGTAAAATGGTGCCCGAACGACAATAACCCTGTAGAGGATCATGATATCCTGTATGGGGAAGAAGCTACTATTGTTGAATATACGCTGATCAAGTTCCGATATAAAGACCTGGTCCTACCCTGCGCAACCCTCAGGCCGGAAACAACGTACGGAGTAACTAACCTGTGGGTCAACCCTGATGTAACTTATGTAAAAGCAAAGGTCACACTGGACGGAAACGAGGAGTTCTGGGTTGTCAGCAAAGAAGCTTTCAGAAAACTGACTTTTACAGACCGGACAGTCGAATATATCGAAGACGTGCCTGCAAAATCCATAATAGGAATAAAACTCACAAATCCGGTTACAGATGACGAAGTAATTTCCCTTCCTGCATCCTTTGTCAGGCCTGAAAACGGAAGCGGAATAGTTATGAGCGTGCCTGCCCATGCACCTTTTGACTACCTGGCCCTTCGTGACCTTTACGATGTTGACCTGAGCGAGTACGGGATAACCGAAGACCTCAGGAAGATCAAACTGATTTCTCTTATCAAGGTGCCTGAATTCGGAGAATTCCCTGCAAAGGAAATCGTTGAAAGCATGGGAATTACAAGCCAGAAAGACCCGAAAGCTGAGGAAGCTACAAAAATCGTATACAGAAGAGAGTTCCACGGGGGAGTTCTTAAGGAGATAACAGGAAAATACGAAGGACAGGCTGTCTCCAAAATCAAGGATATCCTTACCAGAGACTTCATCAGCTCAAATACCGGGGAGACCTTTTATGAATTCAGTGAACCTGTTGTCTGCCGCTGCGGCACTCCCTGTGTAGTAAACATGGTCAAAGGCCAGTGGTTCCTTAATTATTCAAATCCCGAATGGAAAGCAAAGGTCTATAAGTGCCTTGCCCAGATGCGAATTGTTCCCGAAGAGTACAGAGTCGAGTTTGAAAACAAGATCGACTGGCTTAAGGATAAAGCCTGCGCCCGCAGGAAAGGCCTTGGGACCCACCTTCCCTTTGATAAGGAATGGCTAATTGAATCTCTCGGGGATTCGACAATTTACATGAGCTATTATATCATTGCCAGGTTTATCGAAAATGGCGAACTGAAGATAGAAAACCTTACTCTGTCATTCTTCGACTACGTCCTGCTTGGAAAGGGCGATTCTGCAGCAGCCAGTGCAGATACTGGCCTCAGTCCGGAGCTTCTTGAAGAGATCCGCAGACATTTCAACTACTGGTATCCTGTTGACCTGCGCTCTTCAGGAAAAGACCTTGTCCCTAACCACCTGCTCTTTTTCCTATTCCACCACGTAGCTCTCTTTGAAGAGGACAAGTGGCCTAAAGCTCTTGCAGTAAACGGCTTTGTTTCCCTTGAGGGGCAGAAAATGAGCAAGTCCAAAGGCCCGATCCTGACGATGGAAAGTGCAGTCAGCAAATATGGTGCGGATATAACAAGAATGTATATCCTTTCCACAGCCGAGCAGACGCAGGACGCAGACTGGCAGAGGACAGGAATCGAGTCTGCCAGAAGGCAGGTAGACAGGTTCTATTCTTTTGCAAAAGGTGTTATAGAGAGTGGAAAA contains these protein-coding regions:
- the thrC gene encoding threonine synthase, which encodes MYHLKCIECGAEYSKDEVIYTCSKCDGLLDVIYDYSSVKIDMEKLKTECPSVWKYAKLLPIEREPVTIQEGGTPLYKCNRLAEKIGIKELYVKHEGMNPTGSFKDRGMTVGVTKALELGMNTVACASTGNTSAALAIYGAKAGIPVIVLLPAGKVALGKVAQALMHGAKVLSIRGNFDDALALVRTLCSQEKIYLLNSINPYRLEGQKTIGFEIADQLGFKVPDRVVLPVGNAGNITAIWKGFREFKKLGITDSLPKMTGIQAAGSCPIVTAIKSEAPEITPEEKPETVATAIRIGNPVNAKKALAAIRESGGTAESVTDEEILTAQKDLARLEGIGVEPASAASVAGLKKLVDMGVISRDETVVCITTGHLLKDPQTVIDICEKPIVVDASIEAIREAIFGKAE
- the leuS gene encoding leucine--tRNA ligase, whose product is MEQDYKPHEIEKKWQKKWDESQIFQAEPDKREKFFITIPYPYLNGNLHAGHTRTFTIGDVVARHKRMLGYNVLYPMGFHVTGTPIVGLAELIANRDPQTMDVYERLHGIPGDILPTLDTPEKIVDYFKRESEKAMRNIGYSIDWRRKFTTTDPTYKKFIEWQYIRLGEKGLIVKGSHPVKWCPNDNNPVEDHDILYGEEATIVEYTLIKFRYKDLVLPCATLRPETTYGVTNLWVNPDVTYVKAKVTLDGNEEFWVVSKEAFRKLTFTDRTVEYIEDVPAKSIIGIKLTNPVTDDEVISLPASFVRPENGSGIVMSVPAHAPFDYLALRDLYDVDLSEYGITEDLRKIKLISLIKVPEFGEFPAKEIVESMGITSQKDPKAEEATKIVYRREFHGGVLKEITGKYEGQAVSKIKDILTRDFISSNTGETFYEFSEPVVCRCGTPCVVNMVKGQWFLNYSNPEWKAKVYKCLAQMRIVPEEYRVEFENKIDWLKDKACARRKGLGTHLPFDKEWLIESLGDSTIYMSYYIIARFIENGELKIENLTLSFFDYVLLGKGDSAAASADTGLSPELLEEIRRHFNYWYPVDLRSSGKDLVPNHLLFFLFHHVALFEEDKWPKALAVNGFVSLEGQKMSKSKGPILTMESAVSKYGADITRMYILSTAEQTQDADWQRTGIESARRQVDRFYSFAKGVIESGKRADLSTELKQIDRWILSRIQNYIRDTNSALYSIQTREAIQNSFFLLQNDVKWYQRRGGETLLYYVLDNWVRLMAPFTPHLCEEIWEAMGHKDPVSLAQYPLYNEGLIDDGAELAEEMIKGTLEDVEEIIRVTKMTPQKVHLYTAPTWKAEAIRCACEMQLECSLEVGNLIKKLMANPDLKRFGKEIPKFVQKIVPEFKSGSSDRYEILTGPDIDEQALLKESISFLEKEIGCSVEVHSADSPAFDPEKKARFAEPLRPAIYIEGKKKE